The stretch of DNA tgcgcagcgctcgcagaccaccttcgcgcggtcgcctggccgtccaagtttcggctccacctgccggaaaaatatgacggctccaccaacccgtcagagttcctgcaggtctacatcaccgccatcacggcggccggaggtaacgaagccgtcatggccagttactttcatgtagccttgaccgggccagcccggacctggctcatgaatcttaccccgggaaccatccagtcctggggtgagctctgcgcacagttcacggtgAACTTCGCCAGTGTGTACcaacagcatggcgtggaggcccaccttcacgccgtgaggcaacaacccggggaaaccctccgggccttcatctctcgcttcaccaaggtacgtggaactatcccacgtatctccgatgcatctatcatcACGGCCTTCAGACAGGGAGTCCGgaacgagaagatgctagagaagctagcgacccaccaagtggaagccgtcaccaccctgttcgctctggcggacaagtgcgcccgggctgcagaaggccgtgcatggcactctgcaacccaggcaggtcccgctcagacgagtggacccagtgtcgctgcccccggcagcggcaagaagaagaacaagaagaaccgtggcttcgacaagtcacggattgggggtccggccattgcagctgcgacgaccgggggccagaactcccgtggcaagcgcccgcgacagcagcgcaccgaccccgggtcgtgccctgttcatccgggggctcgccacagcgccaccgagtgccgcgagatccaaaagctcgcggagcgcctcagcaagaggcgagacgaagcctccaaggaaggctcctcccctccgcgccggtccggcaaggagaaagcctctgatgccgacgcggctgcgactgagagggagttggggtatcaaacccccaacaaggacctcaagggacttttccagcagtccgattccgagtccggcggggacgagcgccgcaagaagctgtacgttatgtacggcggcagttcggagcttgTCTCCCAgcgggacgtcaaggcccttcgccgcaaggtcctctcggtgaagccaggggtgccgagagcggcgccccatcagcggtggaATGGCACtaccatctcctttgggccatctgattgcccagagaacatggtGGGCGCCGGAGTGCTGCCGCTCATTacagcacccaccatcgccaatgttcgccttcaccatgtgctgatcgacagaggcgccggcctcagcgtcatcagctatgcagcgttcaagcacctgcagatcccggagtccaagctggctccatcacgcccattctcaggtgtgggcccggatcccgtgtacccggtgggAACCgtcaccctaccggttacattcgggacagaggacaacttccgtaccgagaacgtgcagttcgaggttgcggaagttaacctccccttcaacgccatcatcggcagaccggctctgtatcggttcatggccgttgcccactacgggtacctggtcctgaagatgccttctccggcaggcgtcctcaccgtccagagcgatcgtgccgctgctgttgtggcggtcgaaaagctccatgcgctggctacAGGGCTTGCCCCTGTAGTTGgcacccaggggtccgacccctcaacctcacgtgccaaggttccggccaaggcaccgagggtctgtccgtctgacacggacaactttcccgtgaagaccatccaggtcggagtggagacctcccagaccacccgcatcggtggcaacctgggggagaaataggaaagcgcgctcatcgccttcctccgggcaaatgttgatgtgttcgcctgggaaccgtcacaaatGCCCGGGATGCCCAGGGAGGtaattgagcatcatctgaagatccaccccgacgccaggccggtccggcagaagccacgcaagcagtccattgagcggcaaaacttcatccgtgaagaggtccgcaagctgctgcaggctggctttatccaggaggtctaccatcctgtatggttggccaacccagttgtggtcccaaaggccaacgggaagcttcggatgtgcatcgactacaccaatcttaataaggcatgtccaaaagacccttatccactcccacgtatagatcagattgtagactccacctccaggtgtgatttgctgtccttcatagatgcctattctggtttccatcaaatcaaaatggctagagatgataggaagcatacagcttttgtaacagtggatggtctttattgttatatagtgatgccttatggattgctcaatgctctacccacctttgctcgcgcaatgaatatcactctaggtgatttggttagagatatagtagaggtgtatgtcgatgacatcgtagtcaagactagagagtcgtgttctctattagaaaatttagctcgagtttttgacaagttacgggcgacctccaccaagcttaaccccgagaagtgcgtctttggcgtatcggcggggaagctccttggtttcctagtctcccaccggggaatcgaagccaacccggataaggtccgggcaatcgaggcaatgagacccccccgcgcgcctcaaggatgtacagaggttgacggggtccctggcagctctcagccgcttcattttgAGGCTAgcggagagggcacttcccttcttcaagttgatgagggggtccggcccattcacatggaccgaagaggcagagcgtgctttccaagagatgaagcagtaccttacctccttgccggtcctggtcgcgccggacccaggtgagacactgtttctttatcttgcaccaacgaccgaagtgatcagcatggtgctggtcaccgagaggtccgagcctCTCTCGCAGGGGGGCCCCGCGGACCCCCCTACAGGAGAAGGAGGACCGGCCCCCACCACTCCAGtaaccggccctacttcggagggtccggccgggtcccgacccggacaAGCGCTCAGCAGCCTGGGGGCCGACGGGTGCCCAGCTGGAGCCGAAGGGTCTAAcccacctggcagagtcaggaccatccagaagccggtctactatgtcagtgaggtccttcacgaggcaaaggccaggtatcctgagacgcataagcttctttatgcCATACTCATTGCGTCCAGGAAATTCCGCCATtattttcaggcccacaagattgtggtggtaacctcctaccctttgagggccatcctccacaactccaacgccacaggcaatatcgccaagtgggcagctgagctcgctggattccaacttgacttccagccgcgccacgccatcaagagtcAGGTCCTAGCTGACTTCGTGGCGGAATGGACACCTGCGCCAAGCGCCTctgggggtccggaccatgggacggaccccccacgtccggaaGCCAGGGccccggtgttcaccggaccccactggaccctcttctttgacgggtccgcctgtagcaagagggccggggctggcgtggtcctcatcgacccacaagGCGAGCAATTAAAGTatatggtgcacctcgattttgaggccaccaacaacatggcggagtatgaggccttaatctttgggctcacggcggcACTGTCCCTGGGGTCCGGGAgatcctggtcaaaggggactcccaactcatcatcaggcaagtccggggggagtgttgctgcaacaacccccagctcgcagcctacctcatttatgtgaagaggctggagaaggacttcgatgtgctggaactgcaacatgttccacgcgaaggcaacacagcagttgatgcactctccgcgagcgcatcgactcaggcacccgtgcctgagggcgtcttccagaggcgtctattgaagccttccgcccagcctgccgacctgggcgatgGGGGTCGGaatagcacctcgaagctagcggtcccggcggcgctccatccgtggtgcccgccaagggtcgtgtgctcccttgagggtcccgaagacctcaagGAGCCACGCCcggtttctcaggaaggtcctgatgcatggatctccagggtccgggactacctgaaagataatttccttcctgaagatcatgcaactgctgagcgcattgtccggatggctaagcgatacacagtAGTAGagggggatctctaccgccgtggcgccaacggcatcctcatgcggtgcatcacccaggaagagggccgcgacttgctcgcggagatccatggaggcgagtgcggaagccactcttcatcccgcacgctggttggtaaagcctttcggcatggtttttactggccgacagcgctccaggatgcagctgacttggtaaggtcctgcaaagcgtgtcagttccacgcaaagcagatacacactctagctcaggcactgcagatgattcctccctcttggcccttcgctgtatgggggttggatatcttgggacctttccctagggccgtcggcgggtaccggtacctttatgtcgccattgacaagttcaccaaatggccggaggcaacccctgtggtcaacatcaccaaggcgtcggcaactgctttcctcaggtcgattgtgtgccggttcggggtcccgaaccgggtcattactgacaatgggactcagttcacaagccaatacttccaagagtactgtgaggatatgggcatccagctctgttttgccttagtggcgcatcccaggagcaatggccaagtagagcgggccaacgctgagatcctcagaggactcaatatccggacctactgtgatctcgagaagcatggcgcaaggtggatcgaagagcttccgagtgtattatgggggaaccggaccacacccagccgcacgacaggggaaacccctttcttcctggtctatggggccgaagcgtgccttcccccggagatcaccatgggctctcttcGAGTCCGATCTTTTGATGAAGATTTGCAGGAACtgcagcgtcgccaagacgtggacctcgtcgacgagcgcagatggcgagcagcagtccgaaatgcacggtacaaccaagcgctccggcgctaccaccaacggttcgtgcgaagtagggagctccgggtcggagacctagtcctaaggcgaatcctgaaTCGGGAaggcatgcacaagctctcccccagctgggaggggccctacAAAGTGAccaaggtgtgccgacccggatctgttcacctggctgcggaggatggaacgcaactacccaatccatggaacattgagcacctccgtaagttctatccctaggacctggttgagaggaaatttttcctttgtaattggtagcattgccgtgcggaccagggcggtagaggtccaccctcgtaaacccggcccctggcgtacatcgcacaactcttctgtaccaattcatttaaGGGGAAATTTGTTCTCAAATGCGTCCTTGAACTCTATGCGATTCTAAGTTTTTTCGCTTcttgttacgctaaccccccacgtggttttTCGCGTCTGTGCCGTTCGAAGGCCCTACCAAAGCTGCTACACTATGTCTCTGCCTGGGACCCCTGTCTCGTGgaagaaaaggaaccggacacCCGGGAACTGGCTTTAGGGAgacgtgctcgttctttgctggggtccagggttgtgtagccgcttagcctggttccgtaccctaagcctacacgccctgcccccctagACGGGTACCGTTGTACCTTGAACaatggacccgggggccggggcCCCTTAGATTCCCGAACTGTGGCTCCGGTGCTCTGACTCGTTACGCAACGCAGTAGGCCTTCGCTGGCCGGaccgggacctcgtggggacgtctactaagcgtcgatctGAGTCACGTGCAGGACCTCGcttttatggcagctagtcccgatttatcgcgactacctcccagggggccacagGACCTCGGTGTGTCCAACAGCACTTTGCAGATCGACAGTCAGggaaacagctaagtttttcgcgAAAAGTAGACACATCAAATACTTAAACGCATTACTAATAATGTGCACAACATTTTAAAgttatcttacaataacagaagttatgttacaaaagaaataacaaaaaagataatagcactactgctctggtggtCCAGAGACACTCCCGctctctgcaggttcgggaCGACGCCGGAGGCGGGTTGCGACCATGTCCGCCGCCTCTTGGACCCCTTCTCGCGCGGCGGCTGCGGTcgcccggaggggtccgaccatgACAGGAGTCAGCTGGATTGaggggtcatggctccggaagctggtgaggatgtactcggCCATCCCCCTAGCAACTATTCGCCCCTTTGTCTCCAGGAGATCCTGCATCCCGGCCCCCGCATCctgtagccgcctggcggtggtgTCCAGCAGTTGAAGCGCGGCGCTAAATGGCGAAGGAGCCTCTGgtacccagatggggttggctccgagtgcctctagcagagggttcaccgtgccaacccatcttgttaacCGGCCGGAGCCGGCGCGCTGCTCCTCCAGgagctcctccaccttggcctccctctcctggagcgcagcctcgcgttcctggagccttcggttcccggctgccagctcctcctccacggcctcttcctgtttttggagctcctggagctgggccacctcctctgcttcacgGGCGGCCAGccattcttctttctttgctgccgccgccgccaaatcTGCGAGGGCGGCCTTTTCCGCCTCGACCGCTGCTGACGCCTTCCTGGCCTGGGCCGCCAGCTCCTGGGCGACCCGCTCCATGTCTGCTAACGCCACCTTCATCTCCTCCACGGCGATCAGCCCCTCAAGGGCTTCTGTTTCCCGCCGCCtggccgccttctcccgctggagcgccgccgcctctcggACGCGAGtttgctccagctcctcctgcagAAGCTCGCGCCCAtgcacgagcttggcgcgctcctcggcgtagcgggcaGAGACGGAGTTGATGCAATCACCCAGGCgaacctcccagtcggagagtcgGTGGCGTtctgcctccagcttctcccactcctggcgcatgccagcctctagctcctgctgagcttggtggcatttggctatgagccgggggagagggacctccgctgtgcttgggaggaggcgcctccctagcaccacctccggttcctcctcctctgccggtGGGGAGACGCTGCTGCCAACTTCGGCGACCCCTGgtgccgcctcctccgcctcttCCGCTACCTCCGGTGCCGCCACCTCTGCTGCCTCCGGCGCTGCAGCCTCCGCCGTGGCAGCGGCCCCCTCAGCCGCCGGCTCGGCTGGTGAGGGCCCGGCCTCGTCACCTGAAGCTGCGGCCGCTGCCTCCATAGCAGCAGCGGCCTTGgtggcctcctcctggggggcagcTTCGGGTCGTGGCGGGGTGGAGGCATCCGGCTCCGGGCCCATGGGTCCGGTAGCTTCTGGAGCTGCTTCGGGCGGGGGACCTGCTGGGGATGGCGCTGAGAGTCCCgacgctggctgggggccggtcCACCCAGTTGGTACGTCTGAAGATTGCGGCCTGCCGTATCACCTATATGGTTAAGGACCGGAAGCCaagaaaggaaatgaaaaacctTGACAAATTTACTTACGGGAAGTcgcaccactcccatctgccccgggcggctgggggaaccttcctccctgccgaggaccccccggacctttggGGAGCGTCCCCGGCCTTTGAGCCccctggcggcggcgatggggaCTGTGGCCTGACCTCGGACAGTGGTGGTGGTGTCGCGGGCCGCCgttctggtggtggtggcggtggagtcTGTCGtctctgtgacagttcatgtatctgtaagctaggcttataatttgatagtgtgaagtgtacgcttgttagtataaaacttttgtgtgtttgtgtgaaactgttaaaaatttaaaatacaagtaaaaagggtatttttgtaattacagaaaaacatagggttgtttttgcaaaatgtatttggattagggtaatttcaaaataagtgaaagtggttttgtaaacatgttttccttgttttaacccttgtaaaaatatatttatttatccaaaagtttcattggaaatgtgtatgttgaagtgtgtaaaaattttgggtaaagtggtaaaaacaagggtatttatgtaattttataaaagtataagtccttttacgcaaatatttgatttacaaaagtaattttcaaaagttactaggggccaaattataagaatgcaagtaatcatgacagctttgaaaacttgcatttaggcccaagttgtgtgtaaaatatgtaacaaggacaaatctttagaaaacttaaagttagtccaaaatttcaaaataaagttgcatacttttagtttttgaacttaaaccctaaagcaaagttgtagagcttgaaaagtcatttcttcattagagccctgtatcagtgggaaatttagttttacttttAGGCCCTTGAAGATTTTACaatttgcaaacaggtccttggcgctctcctacccttcttcttcctctggctgcTTCCCCTGTTCTTCTGcttcactgccgccgccgccatttctTCTTTAATCCCGGCGTCAGTGCAGCCCCCCCTGCCCCCTCTCCACTCCTGGGCACCGCCTTATCTCTTCCCCGACCTTATCCCTTATTTCCCCGTccattcccgtgccgccacgcgcctACCGCCGCCTGCCCGAGCTGCCGGTGCCGCtcacctgagccgccgccgtggcgcccggccgtgcgcccctcccttcccctcctttccctataaatagcatccCCAGGACCGCTTGGAGCTATTCCCCACCCCCCCTTGCGCCTTGCCCTCGCCGGAGCGCTGCTcccagtgccgcccgccgccgccctactgcctCCACGCCGGCAAACCTCCTCCGGCTGTCCTTCCTCCTCCCAAGAACACCAATAGGTGCGCCCGGAtgccctctctctccccaccCTATTCCCCTTGCTAATTGACCACTCCATCGCCAGAATTTGAGATGGAACCGAGCTCCaccggccatccatggcagaagGACCCAATCGTAAAGCcccaaatctttccaagggtccaaatgaaagttttcaacccttccttcctttccaatgtgctgaactttgaaaattcttagaaaatcgtagaaaaatcaaaaaaatgtaaaactagttggacttgaatctttatttcaaactctatcacttttgttttatgaccatgatgtgaaaatagatagtttgtattgtatttagaatagaagtaaatagatgtttgttatttcatgtgagtggtatttttggcttgtaaattcaatagaaaattgtagaaaattccaaaaattgcaaaaccagttttgtttgaaattagATTTCGAACTCCACGACTTCTATTAAGTgggtttgatatgaaaccaaatacttttgaatctatgttaaatctaagacatGGGAGTGTAATATCCTATCCATAGTTTCAATTTtgttcctacatgttaactttgtgatcatgatttttaatatacaatctccatagattaaaTATGTAGTAATGTGGACTTTttaaacctaatcttgttttataatttaattcttaTAAGATTGatcaattccatttgttttatataaaaattagcaaaagtcttttcagtaaagcttatttaattaaatctttttatcaaaatctttaaatatgtaattgatctgtatttaaattttcaaaactttataaccctaattatctagagttcacattcaatttgaatttaatttaaacttgaatacttgaTTTCTgctttcaattaaattaatgctatagtcatgagttgaatgtttatgattcaaagcttaggttccctttttgtaccatgagttcttgagtgttaaccttttggattgtagctaatctttgaaatatagcttgtgtccttcttgtttagccttgtgtaaaaattttcaagtcttttcctgctctttagctatggaatttaagtgcctttgtgttgtagttgatgaaatgtttgtatgtagattttaatcttgctaggaccttttctgtaaaatcagcacaccccggcctttatcgatcacataccattaggatacacttatcgactacatacctatcggctgAAAGCAACTGATAAATACGTCGGCACAGCACAGCCGATGTCAAGTCGGCCAATCGGCTGAACGTAGCCGGTTCAGCACCTGataatcggctgacagccgattcACACCAAATCGGCCAGATCCGATCGACCCTGTAGACAGCCTTCTGAAATAGCCGATACGCACACAATCGGCAGCCGATGCTGATGCACTGTAGATTATGGTtagccgatggccacacctatcggctaggtactctgtcggATTAAAATGTAaatcggctatgtgtgaacctttgttaaacagccgatttatctgagttttcacactagatcttaggattcttgctttcagctaatccaagctgattttagttgttttccatataggtcaattgtgtccgatcgattcttagttttccaatcTTTGCTGGCACACTTCTacctgccgatttgtcggctaagaagtcggtcacgtacaacccatcagctatgcacctatcggccacattctcgttagactagttcgcacttgtggtctcaccaacctagtttaatattagtgttctgttacacttaattcttgaaataggtctaacttagctaaccctatcggctatacggcactcaattgttgtgttgacgtaatccagccgatacaaccacacctagctACCTAggttaagcacatctcaattaagacacaactgctttaggaatcatccttctgccaaagtaatcgatgctatcatcgatcatctaggaacccaatgcactcatcaatcggctctgttgtaaccctcaacaagtagctaatcctaattagttgtccttttaaaactctacctaagtttagttcagatcttactgattgttatgtaagtaatatgttaaatgagtgttgaattaaaactttgttgtgaagtaaaatagttttgtgtgcacacttgaatgtgatgttgcattacatgtagatacgattactttcggcaacagtacctgcgagatctccctgGAGTTTACAGAGGATTTTCCTGAAGATcaaataaacgtcaccaagagattaactgaagccccgaaccaaagttcggaagatattgactttactgacttcagacccaccagtaaaggcaagccccggacataacccactattttaattatactgcaatctatatctatttacgtattctatgcattaagttcttaggatttgcttgaaaccctagttgcattctcctaggaaccgatgtattgaatactagtatttgagtccggctagctgctatgctaatagggccggtagaagtcgggtgatttcctgtcactcgcgcgatataggagttgtaatgtttacattcctattatcactataaggataccggacgggagttctgtgaggtatcatggttgaggtgataccccgtctgtgttgatgaatctgataaggtcgcagtgtgtggtagtgcgggttaagcgtttgaaagtactagccacatgccgtgagttatgggtaagcggtaagcctagtagccaatcggcccgaggagtggacatacctcccaccacatgtatttggttcttctggttacttatgttcgattggggaaatacgtgttgcaagggcaaccaggaatacgggttttgtagtcgcgctacagacgtatgtcctgcactttgggagtgcgtatgttcctgcagtcgcttgtggtggacctgtccacgagtcagaatgaaaggcaaacggttgcttcggaactatcgttggatgttccaagcgtgtgagttaggtttaccttgcaaggttgaaaattcgattctgaatcgtccgcttctcacgaagattgagactgcttgatccctttaccacatagagtaacaagagcaatgttatgattattaaagatgatgtttggctaaagatcttaccatgcttgagtagttataggtgctcacctagaatggataatcaactagaacctgaaaggtaaaagttgaaattaaggatctactctttgttgcttttcagctgaaactaaacccagaaccattataagctttcataagtctagttatgggctaagtatacccaattccgggtaagccttgctgagtattagtatactcagccttgctagttatatgttttgcaggtaatgtcttgaagaccctactcttcacttgccttggccctgtgctctttcagaagattggtccgtggaatgggatccgtcctcggccaacattgatggtatcgagcgatgtcgtgctcgggcttagcatgacatccgtcttaacgatgTATTGTAAttatcacgtatgttttccgctgctaaaaaccatagttttaatagtttgtaatcttttctctgaatttgatacttcgtacctcttttggatacccttgtaatgtaattttctctgtgatgtaaaatgtgatggtgattgtatctctggactcaccttcatgtgaggtaaccttatttgatcctgtgtatcagttgtttatcgggacgttacccgacaggccaagggattataccgtttgaagcacattggagccctctagagtggactcgcgtacttgagccagtataattcaggttggttctgccacagtctcGGGGGAGGCCGGtgttgcggtggaggaggtgcagccccgctctgctcctccgccCCCGCGGTCTTCTGgagcttgggcgccggctccccgaccaaggagccatcgcctcgctggagcctccgggatttgCTCCCTTCGGGTTGGCTGCTCCGAGCCGGTGCTGGCCCCTGGGCCTCACCGCGTCCTTCTGTCGGGGGAGCACCAGCGTTGCCcttctgccggtgctctggcaccggcaccttctccttccctttcccgctgggggccggacctctgggtcccggccCCCCGGGACCGTCGTTGGTGCAttgctggcggtccggcgtggcgccagggatctggagcccgcggttagGGTCaccccccagttgccggaccgccaggccgccctcgtccagggtcggcatcaaCGCCAGGACCGAAGACCAcagtgcctggtcctcgcacagggccttcatcccgctcgggaggaccagggactcgggaatgaacgcctcgccggtcaccGCCCGGACCGCAGCCTCCAGttccgccctggtgaagtcaccgccgggcccgcgcgcgatcctgcagcagtcgttaagccccgtgtacacgtaggccatccgggaccgctgctgcaggggggcgattcgccgcttcaggaagtcgcccagcaccatcatagaaGTCAGGCCGCCCCTTGCCAGCTTCTGGATCCGGTACAGCACCGGGTCGAGCTCCGAAGGTATTGTCGGCCTGGCCTTCCaagtgctccggtcgctctgggggcccCC from Panicum hallii strain FIL2 chromosome 3, PHallii_v3.1, whole genome shotgun sequence encodes:
- the LOC112885445 gene encoding uncharacterized abhydrolase domain-containing protein DDB_G0269086-like, which encodes MGPEPDASTPPRPEAAPQEEATKAAAAMEAAAAASGDEAGPSPAEPAAEGAAATAEAAAPEAAEVAAPEVAEEAEEAAPGVAEVGSSVSPPAEEEEPEEWEKLEAERHRLSDWEVRLGDCINSVSARYAEERAKLVHGRELLQEELEQTRVREAAALQREKAARRRETEALEGLIAVEEMKVALADMERVAQELAAQARKASAAVEAEKAALADLAAAAAKKEEWLAARAQQTPPEEATGTSKDPREMLKARPGCKDIINTNLMDDPRLTAKKIKGFRKAYKELYDFTMDVITDSQKKSKKLREVASDHQGLAALEKRVDDERTKNLCLERANSELQRQLKEHKRALEFVDCLQQIKALGEKDEQRQKELEDLRGAAQELADLRGAVQGLVDMVDLPEEGEANLRPLLE